Proteins encoded by one window of Manis pentadactyla isolate mManPen7 chromosome X, mManPen7.hap1, whole genome shotgun sequence:
- the LOC118936029 gene encoding nuclear RNA export factor 2, which yields MGYIKKINKKSSGDIMEVKVHRATRFVLQNTMSERQQEQKSFLPLEKYGTYKDEERNDGRWSPQGRKNYESYFPGNFGRRGAYYEQGGYKPQPSHRQKSGGNMRRADQYSQERYTPYTMGHRKRAVKCHDKHRIHVTVWQDKKHLKRKMGKNTKDGTPGSWFKIVIHDGMKYNKIWLMNILQSHCSIPFTPVDFHYVKKQARFFVQDSSVASALKDVSNKICDENNQEIPIFVRPSTVPYSVQNKLEPEEIEQLKLTISRRYDAFQNALDLQRLRFDPDLVSHKIDIILNRRSCMAATLQVIKENCPELLSLNLCNNRLYQLDGLSDIVQMVPTIKSLDLSKNELKRVWELCKMKELKIEELWLKGNPLCYTFSNHATYISAIRDCFPKLLRLDGQELSSPRITDIERHCLEKPCKEDLKGSDPLKNLILPFLKLYYMIYDSGDRQGLLGAYHIEACFSLTVPFSSKAPALSSLCEYAKDSRNIKELKDPFLRVQLLKQTQPEVLRSLCMLPKTQHDLSSFMVDMWLHTETMLCFSVNGVFSEVVGWCQGSLRAFTRTFITIPARNSSGLCITNDELFVMEATPKETQSTFSTPVPIPSCTSMPILSQQQHEMVMTFSIQSGMNPKWSQKCLQENEWNYARAGQVFTTLKAEGKIPEEAFEPAPKKSL from the exons ATGGGCTACATTAAGAAGATAAATAAGAAATCATCTGGTGACATTATGGAAGTAAAAGTTCACCG cGCTACCAGGTTTGTTCTACAAAACACTATGTCTGAGAGACAGCAAGAGCAAAAATCTTTTCTTCCATTAGAGAAATATGGTACATACAAAGATGAAG AACGCAATGACGGTCGTTGGTCACCTCAAGGAAGAAAGAACTATGAGAGTTATTTCCCAGGAAATTTTGGCAGGAGGGGTGCTTATTATGAACAAGGTGGATATAAGCCTCAGCCTTCGCACCGCCAGAAGAGTGGTGGAAACATGAGGAGGGCTGACCAGTACTCCCAAGAAAGATA CACTCCCTATACCATGGGACACAGAAAGAGGGCAGTGAAATGCCATGACAAACACCGTATCCACGTTACTGTGTGGCAAGACAAGAAACATCTGAAGAGAAAAATGGGGAAGAACACAAAAGATGGAACCCCAGGGAGCTGGTTCAAGATCGTA ATTCATGATGGGATGAAGTATAATAAGATCTGGTTAATGAATATACTCCAGAGTCACTGCAGCATCCCCTTCACTCCAGTGGAT TTCCACTATGTGAAAAAACAGGCTAGGTTCTTTGTCCAGGATAGTAGCGTTGCCTCTGCATTGAAGGATGTCAGCAATAAGATCTGTGATGAGAACAATCAAGAG ATACCTATCTTTGTCCGTCCCTCCACTGTACCCTACTCTGTGCAGAATAAGTTGGAGCCAGAAGAAATAGAGCAGCTGAAG TTGACCATAAGTAGACGATATGATGCCTTCCAGAATGCTCTTGATCTCCAGAGGCTCCGCTTTGACCCAG ACTTGGTGAGCCATAAAATCGATATAATCCTGAATCGAAGAAGCTGCATGGCTGCCACCCTGCAAGTCATTAAAGAGAATTGCCCTGAG CTATTGTCCTTGAACTTGTGCAACAACAGACTGTACCAGCTGGATGGCCTGTCTGACATTGTACAGATGGTCCCCACAATCAAGAGCCTGGATCTCTCCAAAAATGAG TTGAAGCGGGTATGGGAATTGTGCAAGATGAAAGAGTTGAAGATTGAAGAGCTGTGGCTGAAAGGGAACCCATTGTGCTACACCTTCTCAAACCATGCCACCTACATAAG TGCCATCAGGGATTGTTTCCCCAAGTTGTTGCGCCTG GATGGCCAGGAGTTATCCTCACCACGTATCACTGACATTGAAAGACACTGCTTGGAAAAGCCCTGCAAG GAAGACTTGAAAGGATCTGATCCACTGAAGAATCTGATCCTGCCATTCCTGAAGCT GTATTACATGATCTATGACTCTGGAGACCGACAGGGTCTCCTGGGCGCTTACCACATCGAGGCCTGCTTCTCCCTGACGGTTCCcttcagctccaaggccccagcCCT GAGCAGCTTGTGCGAGTATGCCAAGGACAGCAGGAATATAAAGGAGCTCAAGGACCCCT TTCTGAGGGTTCAGCTGCTGAAGCAGACACAGCCTGAGGTTCTGCGCTCCCTGTGCATGTTGCCGAAAACTCAGCATGACCTCAGCTCCTTCATGGTGGACATGTGGCTCCATACG GAGACCATGCTCTGCTTCTCTGTCAACGGGGTCTTCAGTGAAG TAGTAGGATGGTGTCAGGGCTCTCTTCGTGCCTTCACCCGGACTTTCATCACCATCCCTGCCAGAAACTCCTCTGG TCTCTGCATCACGAATGATGAACTGTTTGTGATGGAAGCCACCCCCAAAGAGACTCAGAGTACATTCTCCACCCCAGTGCCCATACCGTCCTGTACCTCCATGCCCATCCTCTCCCAGCAGCAGCATGAAATGGTGATGACTTTCTCCATCCAGTCTGGGATGAACCCCAAGTGGTCTCAGAA GTGCCTGCAGGAAAACGAGTGGAACTATGCCAGAGCTGGTCAAGTCTTCACTACACTTAAG GCTGAGGGCAAGATCCCAGAGGAGGCCTTCGAACCAGCCCCAAAAAAGAGCCTTTGA